One Henriciella litoralis genomic window carries:
- a CDS encoding ATP-dependent DNA helicase, whose amino-acid sequence MNRTEPSNLPDRIYAAPADWVARGAGAQGNLFLTGRAGTGKTTMLRRFLAEAGENTVVLAPTGVAAMNAGGQTIHSFFKFPPRLIEQADIKRLRGVRLIKAVETMIIDEISMVRADMLDAIDKSLQLNRGSKRPFGGVRMILSGDLHQLPPVARGAEAEILNERYGGHYFFNAPGFKNAEFALLALKHVFRQEDPRFLALLGAMRQGRLTPTDERLVGSVVSQRSAVEASETHVVLTPNNANAFRINQARLADLPGKPQSFEAKVQGTFDEKSYPTEADLELKEGARVMLIKNDPEGRWVNGSLATVDGFKGDNVFVELDGHIYEIEPAAWEKYKYELDPETKKVSREVVGTFKQVPLRLAYAVTIHKAQGLTLDKVFIDFDRGMFAHGQAYVAFSRARSLEGLEISRALRSRDLVMDRNAFAFGKLEPIEETDAYLLAKFAKDENALL is encoded by the coding sequence ATGAATCGCACCGAACCTTCCAACCTGCCAGATCGCATCTATGCCGCACCCGCCGACTGGGTCGCGCGCGGTGCCGGTGCGCAGGGCAATCTTTTCCTGACGGGGCGCGCAGGCACCGGCAAGACGACCATGCTGCGCCGCTTCCTGGCAGAGGCTGGCGAGAACACAGTCGTCCTCGCGCCGACGGGGGTTGCGGCGATGAATGCGGGTGGACAGACGATCCACTCCTTCTTCAAATTCCCGCCGCGTCTCATTGAGCAGGCGGACATCAAGCGTTTGCGCGGTGTGCGCCTCATCAAGGCGGTCGAGACGATGATCATTGATGAGATCTCGATGGTGCGCGCCGATATGCTGGATGCGATCGACAAAAGTCTTCAGCTCAACCGTGGTTCAAAGAGACCATTCGGCGGCGTCCGTATGATCCTGTCGGGTGATCTGCATCAATTGCCGCCCGTGGCCCGCGGCGCGGAAGCCGAAATCCTGAATGAGCGCTATGGCGGCCATTATTTCTTCAATGCGCCCGGCTTCAAGAATGCAGAATTCGCCCTTCTGGCCCTCAAACACGTGTTCCGGCAAGAAGACCCACGCTTTCTCGCGCTTCTCGGCGCCATGCGTCAGGGTCGTCTTACGCCAACTGATGAGCGGCTTGTCGGATCAGTGGTCAGCCAGCGCTCTGCCGTTGAGGCGAGCGAAACGCATGTCGTGCTGACGCCCAACAATGCCAATGCCTTCCGAATCAATCAGGCACGTCTGGCAGACCTTCCAGGAAAGCCACAGTCCTTCGAAGCGAAGGTGCAGGGCACATTCGATGAGAAGTCATATCCAACGGAGGCCGACCTTGAGCTGAAAGAAGGCGCGCGGGTCATGCTGATCAAGAATGATCCTGAAGGTCGCTGGGTCAACGGATCGCTAGCGACGGTTGATGGTTTCAAGGGTGATAATGTCTTCGTTGAACTGGACGGGCACATCTACGAGATCGAGCCGGCCGCGTGGGAAAAGTATAAGTACGAACTGGACCCGGAAACCAAGAAGGTTTCACGCGAGGTCGTTGGCACGTTCAAGCAGGTGCCATTGCGTCTGGCCTATGCTGTCACCATTCACAAGGCGCAAGGGCTGACGCTCGACAAAGTCTTCATCGACTTCGATCGGGGCATGTTCGCGCACGGCCAAGCCTATGTGGCTTTTTCACGTGCGCGCTCATTGGAAGGGTTAGAGATCTCCCGCGCCTTGCGGTCGAGAGACCTCGTCATGGACCGCAACGCGTTTGCGTTCGGCAAGCTTGAGCCGATCGAGGAAACAGACGCTTATCTTCTGGCCAAATTTGCCAAGGACGAAAACGCTCTGCTCTAG
- the dut gene encoding dUTP diphosphatase yields MTNVTVAVKSLPHFEGLSLPSYETDGAAGMDIRAAYADGESFELKPGERTMVPTGLSVAIPEGYEIQMRPRSGLAAKHGLTCLNSPGTIDSDYRGELKVILINHGHETFTISRGERIGQMVLSPVTRLAWETVESLPETQRGEGGFGSTGR; encoded by the coding sequence ATGACCAATGTAACTGTTGCTGTGAAATCCTTGCCCCATTTTGAGGGGCTGTCCCTTCCTTCCTATGAGACCGACGGCGCTGCCGGTATGGATATCCGTGCTGCTTATGCTGACGGTGAGTCTTTCGAGCTCAAGCCGGGAGAGCGTACGATGGTGCCGACAGGATTGTCTGTCGCCATCCCCGAAGGCTACGAAATCCAGATGCGGCCACGCTCAGGCCTCGCCGCCAAGCACGGTCTGACCTGTCTGAATAGCCCGGGCACGATCGATAGCGATTATCGCGGCGAATTGAAGGTCATCCTTATCAATCATGGCCATGAGACGTTCACCATTTCGCGCGGAGAACGCATTGGTCAGATGGTGCTCTCTCCGGTTACCCGCCTGGCATGGGAAACAGTTGAGTCCTTGCCTGAGACCCAGCGCGGCGAAGGCGGGTTCGGATCTACTGGCCGCTAA